CTATCGTTCCGCGCAGCGCGGAAAAGTTCGGCCCGGCAACCTCGATTGCGCCCATGAAGCGGAAGCTGTAGCCGCCGGCCTGTACGCTATCGCCGACTTCCATGCGCACGTCTTTTTCGGTTTCGTAACCCTTGACCAGCGTTACGCCGATGATAAAAACGCCAACGCCGATGTGCGCGACCAGCATGCCGAAGTAGCTCAGCGATTGCCGCGCCAACTTGTCGAACAGGTTGCCGCCGGGAGTCGATCTGAGCCGGTGATAAAGATTTTCCAGAGCGGTCGCGATTGCCCACAGCGCAAGCAATAACCCGAAGCTCACCATCGCACTCCAGCGGCCGAGTACGATCGGCACGGCGATCGCCGCGGCGACGCTGACGAGAAACGCCCAACGCAAGCGAATGGCGAGCGCAGGAAGCTTCGCCTGTTTCCAGCGCGCAACCGGGCCGATCCCCATCAAAAATACCGCGGGCGCCATCAGCGGCACAAAAATGGCTTCGAAATACGGCGGCCCGACCGAAATTTTGCCGAGACCGAGCGCGTCGAGGATCAGTGGATACAGTGTGCCGAGCAACACTGAGGCGGCGGCGACAACCAGCAGCAAATTGTTTCCGAGCAACAGCGATTCGCGCGAGAGTGGTTCGAACGAGCCGCCGAGGCCGACGCGGGGCGCACGCCATGCATACAGGGCGAGCGAGCCGCCGATCACAATCGCGAGAAAAGCGAGAATGAAAATGCCGCGTTTCGGATCTGTCGCGAAAGCATGGACCGACGTCAGCACGCCGGAACGAACAAGAAAAGTGCCGAGCAGCGACAGCGAGAATGCCATGATCGCGAGCAGCACAGTCCAGCTTTTGAACGCGCCGCGCTTCTCGGTGACGGCCAGCGAATGAATCAAGGCCGTGCCGACCAGCCAGGGCATGAACGACGCGTTTTCGACCGGATCCCAGAACCACCAGCCGCCCCAGCCGAGTTCGTAATACGCCCACCAACTGCCGAGCGCAATGCCGCACGTCAGGAAACACCATGCGGCGGTCGTCCACGGCCTTGACCAACGCGCCCATGTCGCATCCAGCCGGCCCGAGATCAGCGCCGAGAGCGCGAACGCGAACGCAACCGAAAAGCCGACGTAGCCCATATACAGCATCGGCGGATGAATCACCATGCCGGGATCCTGCAACAGCGGATTCAGATCGCGCCCGTCGGCCGCGGCAGGCAGCAACCGGTCGAACGGATTCGATGTCAATAGCATAAACAGCAGAAAGCCGACGCTGATGAAGCCCAGCACGCCGAGCACGCGCGCGATCATCTCCTCAGGCAGACGGCGGCTGAATACGGTAACGGCAAGCGTCCAGACCGTCAGCATCAGCACCCACAATAACAACGAGCCTTCGTGGGAGCCCCAGCTTGCGGCGAATTTGTACGCTATCGGCAATTGCGAATTCGAATTGGTCGCAACATTCAGCACGGAAAAATCATCGTGCGTGAACGACCATACGAGACAGCCGAACGCGATCGCGACGAACACAAATTGACCTTGCGCGGCAGGACGCGCAAGCGCCATCCAATTCGGTATGCCGCGCGCGGCGCCGATCAGGGGCAGCGCGCTTTGCGCGAGCGCAAGGCACAACGCGAGGATCAGCGAGAACTGGCCGATTTCGGGAATCATATGTGGGTGTACTCCGGCAAGACGGCATAACTGTCCGCCATGCTACCACCTTCCATCATCTTTTTTGCAGGCGCTCCGGCGTAGACGCAGCTGACGCGACGGCCGTTGATATCGG
The nucleotide sequence above comes from Burkholderiales bacterium. Encoded proteins:
- a CDS encoding heme lyase CcmF/NrfE family subunit; this translates as MIPEIGQFSLILALCLALAQSALPLIGAARGIPNWMALARPAAQGQFVFVAIAFGCLVWSFTHDDFSVLNVATNSNSQLPIAYKFAASWGSHEGSLLLWVLMLTVWTLAVTVFSRRLPEEMIARVLGVLGFISVGFLLFMLLTSNPFDRLLPAAADGRDLNPLLQDPGMVIHPPMLYMGYVGFSVAFAFALSALISGRLDATWARWSRPWTTAAWCFLTCGIALGSWWAYYELGWGGWWFWDPVENASFMPWLVGTALIHSLAVTEKRGAFKSWTVLLAIMAFSLSLLGTFLVRSGVLTSVHAFATDPKRGIFILAFLAIVIGGSLALYAWRAPRVGLGGSFEPLSRESLLLGNNLLLVVAAASVLLGTLYPLILDALGLGKISVGPPYFEAIFVPLMAPAVFLMGIGPVARWKQAKLPALAIRLRWAFLVSVAAAIAVPIVLGRWSAMVSFGLLLALWAIATALENLYHRLRSTPGGNLFDKLARQSLSYFGMLVAHIGVGVFIIGVTLVKGYETEKDVRMEVGDSVQAGGYSFRFMGAIEVAGPNFSALRGTI